GGATCTGCCATTATACCTTCTTGCTCTGCACTACATGCATAAACACAAGCCTTTAAACCTACCCCATTTTCTAGAAGCACAGAGCAAagcggaaaaaaaaaacagttttgcACATAGTGACACTACTATAAAGTCTCTAGAaagaactttttctttttttgcttctTATCTGATCTTCTCGTCCCATATCAGAGGAAAGTATGTAAAGTTTCTTATGTTACTTCACGACTAAATCATCGGTTGTTTTCGGAGTGCAGCtataaaagttgaaagttgaaagaACCTTAAATACAGAGTACTTGGTCTATTTTTGGAGCACTTGTGATGTTCATATATGTCCAGATTTAACGAACATTGCAAAAGCATTTTTTTGCACAAAGCAATCAGtgtaggggtcgtttggtagagtgaattagcaaaaataatgcatgcattaattatatgtattagTAATCCCTTGTTTGGTGCATTTTTTCatgctatgtataactaatgcttgtattagttatacactctattgtgtattgagaagtgtattactaataccatggatttctaggtagggatggcaatggggcggagCGGGTGAGGAGCAGGGCAGGTTTTACCTTATGCGGGGAGGGGCGGGTATGGCTTTATGAAGTGCAGTCCGGGGCGGGGCGGGTTGAAACTTCTTTTAAGGAATGTAAGGTGGGTGCGGGGCGGGTGCGGGTTGTGGAAATTGCAACTCCCTCTCAATATATACTCGTCACTTTCTTCTACTTTCTTTTGCTTCAAGTTTTTGGTGGAGTTCGCTTTACAAAACTTAAcattgttttatataattatattttcattgaTATCAATCATTTATTTAGTTCTCAATGAAATGTTCTACAAGATTTCAACTACTCAATTTCACTTAATTAGTTTCtaatattgagaaaaatatttataagttaGTCCAGGCTTCTCTCTTTAGTTACTTTGTCATTgctttttttcaaatattttgacaCTTAAGCTACACTATAATATTCTGGAAACACTTTAGCTACACTATAATGAAGCCTtataattttcttgaaattgtattattttgtgtttgacaaaaaaataatttagaaaccAAATAAAACATAAGCTTGACCCACAGATTCACTAACCCCTTCtattaaacaagaaaaaattatatctatCCCCAACTACATGATTGAGACAATGATCTCTCTCTATATGTATATGCTAGTAGGAAATAGTATAACAGTTACAAGCTTATTTATTtagcagaaaaataaaaaaaagttttatgaattttatttgttgtgtgaaactcaattaagaataaaacaaACTATGCGGGGTGGAGCGGAGCGGGTCTATGTGGGGCGGAttgaaaacacaattttttgCTATGTGGGGCGGAGCGGGGCGGGTTAGTATGTTTGCGGGTCTATGCGGGTTTGCCCCGCAACCGCCCGCCccaccccattgccatccctatttctaggtattagtaatgcaaatgacttaatacatgcataaatatggttaaagacccaattacccctcaaaagtacttttacatcttttccaccataattgttAAGGAtacttttgtaaataaatatttttatacaatgcatactatttttaatacaccaaaccaaacaatgcataactaatacaagaataattaatacatgcattactaatgtttgcattactaatacactctattgggtattatttttatacactctaccaaacgataATGTACAAAGCTTGGATACTGGGTCTTCTTACTGTCAATAAGTACATCTTTTACTAATCGAAAAGGACCCGTAGAAAGCCAGTACTTACTGCACCCAAAGATTGTCAACTCTGAAGTATAGGACAAGAAAATGACACTTGAACTTTGATTATTTAGCATTTTGTTGTGGATACCCCCAAAGCAAGATCTTTAACCATGTGTAGGCTTCCAGGATCAGAACAAGGAGAATGATTGTACAGCTTCTCTTCTAAAACTACAGTAAAATCTCAAGTCTCAAGGAAAGATGATCAAAAAGAAACCCCAAGAATGACAAGTCAAGTTGCTTATACTGAAGTGGACAAGACCATTTGTTAtagtaaaagaagaaaaaaagatcaCTTTTATCAAAGTACTGGTGGTATTTGAACTGAGGCAAAAGGGTTTGATCAACAGTCACGTAAGTTAGGGCAAGATAAGAGCCCTCTTTGGCCAAGGAATTCCTTTTGGAACTTATTATGcttatgtaaaaaaattattactagtAAAAAGTAATTGCATTGTTCTAAATAACCAGTTTAGCTACCTCAAGACATACATTAACAGAAAAGATAAGAGCTATAAATGGTATTTCCACATTTTCCCTTACATGGTAGACATCAGACGAGAAGGGGCTAATGGGTCGTAATTTAAAAGCAAAGCAGCCTTCAATGGTTGACCTGAAAATGGCAGAACCCATCTCAGCTGAATTATACAtgttaaagtaaaaaaagaacaCATAATCTTCTTCAGCAATGTTACATTCACAGACCTGAACCAACATTGCTCGAAATCGATTTTTCCCAGATTTTATGCACAAATGCCCACTCCATTATATTGCTCTGCCTGCAAGAAACAACACACTCACCTCGAAATCATTTATTCTAGAGAAACTTTATGCAGataaaagacataaatgaaAGCAATTCACCACCAAAAAGATACATACATAGACAGATAGAAGAGGTTCTCAGAGGAATTTCATCAAACAGGAGATGGGCACAAACAACTTTCCTCAGTATAAAACAGACGAACTAATTTCTGATTCAAAAACAAATATACCTGCTCGAAACTTGGATATAGCAATTTCAGTAGAGCaccaaaaatagcaaaaatggcgaaatataaccaaaacaaaTTTGATTGACAGAGCAGACTCCAGCAGAGTTGTAATTGGGGTGAAAATGGCTCAAGTGCACAAATAACCGGTTTGCTCACAACTTTTTCGTACATTTAACCATAGTAGACCAAGGTTACAATTTaccaatatttgaaaaaaaaaattgttatgattttcttatatgaaatatataattttttaagtaaaataatCTGGAaaactttgtttcttttttcattttgtaaGTGGTTAATATCTTCAAAATATTTGCAAATGAAGTTTGGTAATGCGTGTACATGTAAACTTTTGACATATGCAtcacaaatttaatttgataaagcTAAACTTCGtatatttgtttgaagttttagACATAGATGttcaatattaatattttttaaaaaaattgaactattaATGTTCATTCTTACTCATGTTTCAAagaattttcaataatattCACGTAATTTAAATTTgctttttatattcaaaatccACTTGTTTAAGCTTGTAATAACAATGATGATTTTAGATGATGCTTTAATTTACTCTGTTAAAATTGAATTGTACATATATGAGTTGTTGACATTATTTCTTTTAGACTTTGCTTTAAATATCATACTTCAATTGTGTTGTTTTACCTGAACTTTGTCTAGAATAactatcaaataattattttttttgcaaattgaCTATAGGTTAAATGGGAGCGTCAAAATAGAATGCCCCACTTTTTGGTCCGCTTATTTGAAAGCGACTAAGAGTCATTTTCACGTAGCTTTGGttcaaattccaaaaaaattctataaaaaaattcttgaagatTCATCTacgtatttaaaaaaaaattaaaatataattataactcataaaattatcataatattttcttatatcacCTATGAAATTACATCATTATTTTCTCAAGGCTCACCCATGAAATTATCCCATTATAGATTTCTTTATACTTTTGGGATTGaattatttttgcaagtatTACCCTTGGAAATTTCAACCATAAAATTATCTTATTGTCCTTATACTAGTGCGGGTTATCTCTCCTATGtgatttgcgagctattgcataggagcaagaattttaccctgtgcgcactcAAAAGATAGCGACTGCGGGTTTCcattgtcataaaaaaaaaaaaaaattatacattagGAATTGTAAGTGTTGTATATACTActcataaattttattcataataatTAGATGAGTGTTAATAAATTGACAACTGTCCTAAAGCTATAAGAAACACATATATGAAGAATATTTGCAATTTTTTTGTACATTAAAAACCAACTTGATCACAGCTTTCCTTGTCCAGTGAATGAATGGACATTTATTAGGTTGTTGGCAAAGACACTTTTCAATGTCAGTTCATTTGAATTCAGTATTTTTCAGGCGAAGAGTAAATTGATGCgtaaatatttattaaacttTCAACAAATCTTATAATTAAACTTGATAGTACAATTAATTTAGTATTtaagaaattttataaatttaaattttatattcactTCTAGATGAATTAAGTAGAGCCCTCCACCCAGTTGATTGCAAAATTAAACCACTACACTTTGTTTAGTGTTAATGtgaaatagtttaatttttcatataaccaaatattatttttatacatatatataagtCTACACTAGGCTCTAAGGAGGCCTTTCGCTATCGATGTGGATATGACAAATGACCTCCCATCGATCGAAAGTTGCTTTAGTTTCAAGTTTGATAAAATTGTCAATCCAAACACACAAGTATGGTAGATTTAATTTCAACGAAATTTATAACACGTCAAAAGTTTTGGaggtctttttcttgatttgcttTTCAAGGAACAAATCAATAAATGCAAAAAAAGCAGTGGGCTCTTGGCCCATTTAATCATAGTACAATCTCAGGGCCTACCAACAATGACACAAGTCATTGATTTGGTTAGACAAACAAGTACTACCAAAGTTATTTGTGTCATTTGGAACCACAACTTCACTCTTTGATGATAAGATCAATGAAATTGTAATTTGGTTAGTGTAATTGTtttgaaatgagaaaaataaatatatatctcAAGTTCATATCTTTTGTTTTGAGATTGTGAAAGATATTATTGGGAAAAAGAATcacattttctcaaattattttttctttttagtaaacaattactttttttttgtctcaatttaagTTCCTTTTTTCGTTTTGATTTGTCCCCAAAGAAAtgtcactttttatatttaGGATCGTTTGACCATGTGagatgaaatcatgatatgaaaatCATATGAGATGAATTTAAAGTTTTGTTTGAACGTGCAATTTGGATCTTTAAGTTCTATTTTTTTACTTAGAAATATAAATCCCTATAAGTtatgaaaactatcaaaattatcCCAACTTTTTaatacaatcttaccaaataagtaAAAGTTCATAACAAATACATTATCacaaagtaattttttaaaaatacaacatTTATTGATTGAACTTTAGTTTcaataaaaaggtaaaattgaACCTGAATTGTAGTACTGTATCATCATATTAATTTTCTAAGAATATTTCATCACTCATTTAGTTTTCTTGCAAGAAATTATGTAGATATAAAACTATTgatttttttgacaaatattttgtatatcaaaaatatGAAATCGTGATATGAAATttctaaatcaatttttttttgaagaatattaTCTCAAGATTTGAAATCACGTGTCCAAATGATAATTTCAAATCACGAAATGAAATTGTATATTCAAACATCTACTTAATAAGTTTTTCAATTCTAACATTCTATCTAATTTAAAAACCTtcttaaatttcacatttaattaaactaaaatactttaaattgAGATGAAAGAGTAAGAAAATCTACCAAAATCCAAAAAGATAGAGAACAATCATTCTAAAATCCTAAAAAAGAGCGTTATCACGCCACACACAAGACAAAGTAGTTGCATTTGAATTCGCGCTATTACTACAATGCCAGCAACACTTACACAGCCAAAAGGGCAACACAAAAACATGTATATACCGTTAAACGGCAGCGTCCCGACCAAGCTTGAATTTGAATCCCCAAATACTGCCACAAATAACGCCCATATGCTTCTCTTTTCCCCACCCCCACCACCCTACCCCACTACTCTCTCACTGCACTAATccatgaaaatgaaaattatacacaataaatttgtataaaataatcaaaatccaACTATTACATTCAAATTACTGGATCTGAAACTCCTCATTTGGATCTACACTTTTTCTACTTGAAATGGGTACGAGTAGTAGCAAGAATAATGCAGTTGATTCACCGCTGCCACCGTCATCTCCGGCGGCTTCATCTTCATCATCGGTGGTCGTTCGGAGATCTCGATCCACTCGGAGAAAAGTTTTTCAGTCCGCGTGTCTCGGATCTCGCGATTCTGAAAATGAACCAGCACAGGtttgttttatatgtttttctaGAATTCTGCAGCTTTGATCATGCTACATTGTGTTTGTGGCTTTATAATGACCTACAATAGGTTAGTGATCTGGAAAAATGTTCTTTCACAATATATTTTAGGCACATTATGAAACGCAATTTTGTACTAACTGGTTTTCCgtgtatatttgttttttagtGGTTTAGTTTAGTGCTAATGGACAATAGATTGGTATTTTTCTAGTTCTGCATCTATAGGCATGCGTAGAGGTTGTTCATTGTGCTTTCATTGTTGTACTTTTGGCTCTACAATGGTTAGTGCTTTGAAAAAATTGTACATAAACTACTAAACTTTTGCCATATGTGATAACGTTTTTGATTCATAAACTTGTATTTCAGGCTTTGGAAACTCAAACGAAACGAAATGAGGGTAGTGGTGCTTGTTTGAGTGAGACTAAATCAGGAGGAAGAAAAGGTGAATGGTTTGGAAaggttaaaattaagaagcatGATGAAACATGTGTAGCCTCCAATGTTGAGATTGATGATTGGGATGAATCACACTTATCTGATACAATTGGTAGGAAAGGTGATGCTTCTTCTCGAGCTTCATCATCTAGATCATCGAATCTTTCTGGTCGTTTTCTCCCCCGGTTCAATTTTCGTCCTGGAAACATGAGCTTCCGGCTGAGCAGAGCAAACAGTTTAGGGTCAGCAAGGTCCCTTTTTGCATCTTCACAGAGGTTTGCTACTTCAATTAATGAGGATGAGCTTCGGCGCTCAAGTTCGTCAGGTAGATTCACTGACAGAAATGAAAGGCCACAGAATTGTGACTTCCTTCCTAGTTGTTTCAGCAATCAGTCTCCTAGCCAATGCTCTGAAGATGTTACTTCTAATAACTTAGTATTCACTCCTTCAACTGCTAACTTCTCTGATAATTTCACGGATGAGCCACATCCTGCTTCCAGAAGAGGTTTGTCAGGTGACAGACATGATACTGGAGTAGAGTGTActgttaatttattttctccaagaaataataattatactGATGGTTTCGAGACAAGAGTTTCTGACAGAAGGAGTGCAGCTCGCGAACCTACTGAAAGGAACATCAGTATCAGCAGAACTCTGAGTGTTGGTAGACTTCGCGATAGGGTTGTTCGAAGATCATCATTTCCTGATGTTTGTTCTTTTCAACGGGAAACGGAAACTGGGCATGCTAGTGAGAATAGTATGAGACAGAATTTAGGTGGTGAATTAAGTTCGGTAGCATCCGAAGGGAATGACTTAATTCTATCAAATGCTTCTGGCTTTGCATCATCTGGTGCCTCTACCTCCTTGTATGGGAGCCAATATTATGCAGTTGAGAGCCCAAGAGGAAGAGAAACAAGATATCATGATCTTCTGGAGCATAGGTCAAATTGGCTAGAGCGGCGAAGAAGAATAAGATCTCAGGTCTGTAAATATCTGCCTAATTTCATTGTGCTTACATTTAGGTTATATGACAACCCCATATAAGCAAGAGGGTAATAGTGTGTTTTGCTTTAAACATGAATGCAATACTTCTAATCCTGTGTGTCACGTGTTTGGTGGAACTCGTTGGCCATTACTTCcaaaataattcttaaaaaagATATATCATTTGGTATTACTTTTTCAAACAGAATAGTAATCTGAATGTGCTTGAAAAGCATATATATGTACAGTCCCTCTAATCATGTATAGTTTTGAGACAAGACATGATTTCTTGACAAGGACATATTGGTCAACTTTTTAGGTCTATGCCCTTCAACGACTGGGAAGGCGCTTTGAGAACCATTCTGGACATGAGAGGTTTTGTGTTTTATCTGGTCAGCATCGAACAGGTCACTGTACATGTCGTATCAGTAGCCAAGGAGCTAACTTAGATAGTGACAGTAGTGCCAGGGCAAGCATCTCAAGAATTGTTATGCTGGCAGAAGCTTTATTCGAGGTAATGTTACCAATCTGTTTTACTTCATCAACATCTACCTTTTAATCATCAGTACGAGTTGAACTTGGATACTCATTTTAGGTTCTGGATGAAATTCATCAGCAATCAGTTGTATTATCATCCCAGCCTTCTGTATCCTCAATTGGATCTGTTCCAGCACCCAATGAAGTTGTTGAATCCCTACCTGTCAAATCATTCAACAAAATTCGTAGGAGTTCGAATGACGAAGTTGCACAGTGAGTAGAACTTTTTACTTTTTGCCAGATTATTGCACCTTTAAGATTTATTATGTATGTTATTTGGTTCCAAGCAATCTAACAATGCTATGTTTTTGTTTCATTGGTTCCTTTTCTGCTTGCACCATTTATAGTTTTGTATTCTTTCTGAGAGAGTTGTTAATTTGATATAGCACTTTTTGGAAGTAAATGTAAATGAATTTCCAAAAGGTTATGCAAATTTTTAGGGGAAAAGTAGCTAAAAGAGGTACTTTTTGCTTGGTGCAACCATTGTAATTAAATATTGCAGCTATGTTTTTGGATTTTGTAAGCTCCTTGAATTTTGGATCGGAGACAAAGGAACGTGTAGGAGCTCCTGCAATTGCATCTCTGGTTgctaaataactaaaaattcaaCTTGTCTGATAAAAAAATAGCTAGAAGATACTCAGGAGATTGAAGGAAAATCACTGAAAAAGAGTAGCACTTCTTACTAGCATGATTAATTAGTAGTCCTATGGAAAAGGAAACATTATGACCAATGAAAATAGGCTCAATGGCCAGATGAGTCTTGCTTAACCCTCTTTAGTTCCTTCTATACTGCATTCGGCAAATCCCAAAATGAAAATCTTTCTTCCTCTGAACGAAGGTGAATATAGATGTATCTAAAGGTTTGTTATAGAATACTGATTGAAGAATGTTGATGAATGTTGTGAAAGATAAGCTTGACGTATCTTTATTTTCTGGTTTTCCAATATGTGAGAGGATCTGATTTTTATTGCTCTCAGTGTGGAATTTGAATTGTGCGAGGCATATCAAATAAACCAAACTAGCCAGCTCACTTGGCATTAGTTATATTGGAATAAGAAGATTTAGAGCCATTTAATGAGCAGATCTTTGCTTCAGCTAGGATTTCTACCAttgtattctttttcttttcagcATGGAGAGTTTGCTTTGTCTGAAATGCAAGCACGTACACCTGCACGAATAGTGCTTTGGCATACTGTTCCGAACTATATAATTGATATAATTGTATCTCTAACCCTAGAAGAAAGATGTGTCCTTGTATATTTGATGATACCAACACAAACAGTCTAACACCGTGAGAATGCAATGattctaaaaaaagaaagaaaataatttaagataCTGGGAAACCTCTCAACTCCAAAGCATTTGCAACGAAGTACCAATAATCTTAAGGGTCTTCTCTACTAGTATTTTGCTGTCACTTGtactttcattaatttattcTGAAATAGAAGTTTTAAAGAGTTGTAGGTGAAAGTAGTGGTCTTTTTTCATGCTCAATCTGCTGCTAGCATAGGATTTAAACCTAGAAATAATCTATTTGGTTATGCCATCCTGGACTAAGTTAAAATAATCATTACTGGTTGTCTGGGAGTAAATATAACACGGTTGGGTTCTTTATGTTAAAACTCtttcatattttgtttattatCTAATTCTATATGTAgagtatttaaatttttccttttctttctttcattcttaGTCAAAAAATTGATTCGTTAGGTGGTCTTGTTAGCTTGATATGGCCTTATTTCCTTCATGTAAACTATttggctttattttgatagatgtTACATTTGTCTGGTTGAGTACGAGGAAGGAGATATGTTACGAACACTGCCTTGCCATCATGAATTTCACAGGACTTGTGTTGACAAATGGCTCAAAGAAGTTCACAGGTATACTTTCCCCTTTTGTTTTGTGCTGCTATCTTTCAGTCAACTTCAAAATTCAGAGGCTTCTCATCTATTTGTTTCATCCAATTTTCCTGTAGACTGAAGTTACAAACTTCAATCTAGCCTTTCCTCTTATCATGATATTTGGCAAAGAGATGAACAAAAATGTACTTGAATATGATTTGATTAGATGGAATCTGTTTAGGACTTGTTTCCTAACCAGTTTAGGGAGTTTCCCTGGTTAGTACCCTTCTGCCTCAATCTTTCCGTCGCCTTTGCTACCATACTAAAGCAAAAGTATCACTTTTGAAATCAGAGTTCATCAACACCCTAGGGTGTTGCTTAGTGGTCCATGAAGTGGGTGAAAACTTTGGAGACCCCGGTTCAAATTCCAACCTAGATAAAAGCACTAGGTGATTTTTTCTTATCGTCTAAGGCATAACTGATAGAGATAATCGGTCTCTGTACATGTGAGAGATATCAGGACTCAGTGGACTAGTCAAGGTGCACTTAAACTGGCTCAGAGACCACTCTTATCTGGAAAAAGACGAAATTAGAGTTTATATTACAAACCTCCTCAAGGTTTCTTCTTAGAAAGCTACTCTTCCAAGGTCTTAGTATATAGTTGGAGAGAAATTTTGAGAAAGATCTTTGTGTACAACCTATGGAATAACAACACACTATGATTATTGTAGGTTGATAACTTGATATCATGTTATACATCCAAccaagatattttttattataagaaGTTTGTTAAACCTAACAACACACCTAAGAAAAGTCCAaagccaaaagggcaaaaaaattgGCCCAAAATTCCGAAAGGGCAAACAAATCGCAGAAGAAACCAAATGGGTAAAGGCGCAAGGGGACCTTGCGCCTTTCCCCTTACGCTGTTAAAGGTGTTAATTGACAAAAGGAAGGTGCACTGACACACCGACCTTGTAAGGCGCACTGGCACACCGGCCTTGTAAGGCGCACTGACACACCGGCCTTGTAAGGCGCACTGACACACCGGCCTTGTAATGCGCATTGACACACTGGCCTTGTAAGGCGCATTGACACCTGTGCCTTTGCACTGTTGAATCAAATCAACATTATAAAGATTCAAGACCgg
This genomic stretch from Solanum stenotomum isolate F172 chromosome 10, ASM1918654v1, whole genome shotgun sequence harbors:
- the LOC125841237 gene encoding uncharacterized protein LOC125841237 isoform X2 encodes the protein MGTSSSKNNAVDSPLPPSSPAASSSSSVVVRRSRSTRRKVFQSACLGSRDSENEPAQALETQTKRNEGSGACLSETKSGGRKGEWFGKVKIKKHDETCVASNVEIDDWDESHLSDTIGRKGDASSRASSSRSSNLSGRFLPRFNFRPGNMSFRLSRANSLGSARSLFASSQRFATSINEDELRRSSSSGRFTDRNERPQNCDFLPSCFSNQSPSQCSEDVTSNNLVFTPSTANFSDNFTDEPHPASRRGLSGDRHDTGVECTVNLFSPRNNNYTDGFETRVSDRRSAAREPTERNISISRTLSVGRLRDRVVRRSSFPDVCSFQRETETGHASENSMRQNLGGELSSVASEGNDLILSNASGFASSGASTSLYGSQYYAVESPRGRETRYHDLLEHRSNWLERRRRIRSQVYALQRLGRRFENHSGHERFCVLSGQHRTGHCTCRISSQGANLDSDSSARASISRIVMLAEALFEQSVVLSSQPSVSSIGSVPAPNEVVESLPVKSFNKIRRSSNDEVAQCYICLVEYEEGDMLRTLPCHHEFHRTCVDKWLKEVHRVCPLCRGDICHGNV
- the LOC125841237 gene encoding uncharacterized protein LOC125841237 isoform X1, whose amino-acid sequence is MGTSSSKNNAVDSPLPPSSPAASSSSSVVVRRSRSTRRKVFQSACLGSRDSENEPAQALETQTKRNEGSGACLSETKSGGRKGEWFGKVKIKKHDETCVASNVEIDDWDESHLSDTIGRKGDASSRASSSRSSNLSGRFLPRFNFRPGNMSFRLSRANSLGSARSLFASSQRFATSINEDELRRSSSSGRFTDRNERPQNCDFLPSCFSNQSPSQCSEDVTSNNLVFTPSTANFSDNFTDEPHPASRRGLSGDRHDTGVECTVNLFSPRNNNYTDGFETRVSDRRSAAREPTERNISISRTLSVGRLRDRVVRRSSFPDVCSFQRETETGHASENSMRQNLGGELSSVASEGNDLILSNASGFASSGASTSLYGSQYYAVESPRGRETRYHDLLEHRSNWLERRRRIRSQVYALQRLGRRFENHSGHERFCVLSGQHRTGHCTCRISSQGANLDSDSSARASISRIVMLAEALFEVLDEIHQQSVVLSSQPSVSSIGSVPAPNEVVESLPVKSFNKIRRSSNDEVAQCYICLVEYEEGDMLRTLPCHHEFHRTCVDKWLKEVHRVCPLCRGDICHGNV